The following are from one region of the Geoalkalibacter subterraneus genome:
- a CDS encoding multidrug efflux RND transporter permease subunit: protein MTPHFFIKRPVFAWVVALIIGLGGLLALNNLAVEQYPTIAPPSLSIGVTYPGADASVLETNVTQVIEQELNGVEGFLYMQATSRSNGTASIDLTFEAGTDIDNAQMDVQNRLRRVEQRLPEEVRRQGVRVNQASSNFLMIVALTSKNGGHSALELGNFASAQVVDELRRVPGVGDIREFSTQYAMRIWLDSDKLANFSLSAAEVLAAVQEQNSQSAGGALGDLPNTDNIEITATIQTRGRMTTPEEFAQIILRANSDGSAIRLGDVARVELGAENYLTRVEINGQEVAGMAVQLTPGANALAVAEGIRNRLRELERGFPEDIGWIVPYDTTPFISASIKEVVITLAVAMLLVFMVMFTFLQSWRATVIPTIVVPIALAGSCMGLWLFGFSINLLSLFAMILAIGTLVDDAIVVVENVERLMKEEGLNAYRATVKAMDQVTSAVIGTTLVLIAVFLPMAFFPGSTGGIYRQFSVTLAISVGVSTILALSLTPALCAALLRPPPPEGQRPPLGKRVFAPFNRFIDRMTNRYQGGVGAILVRPLRFLLLFVSLAVIAGLLFLRLPGSFIPAEDQGSVLTAVQGPPGSTAARTDRVVDQVRAYYEQLPQVENVVFIRGFSFFGQGQAHALSFVTLLPWDQRPGVENSAQALVQRAMGALSSIREANVFVLNPPSIPSMGVAGGFTFKLQDRSGAGAEALLAARDQLLAAASRSEVLTGVRPEGEEETPRLRVDVDRIKARALGLSINDINATLSITFGSAYANDFSREGRIHRVLLQADAPFRMTPEDVLDLTVRTAQGDIVPFGAFTTVDWTAGPSQLQRYNGYPATTISGSAAPGRSSGQAMAEMERLAADLPEGFGFEWTGLSYEEQQAAGQVGALMGLSILIVLLVLAALYESWTIPLAVLLVVPLGVLGAVLFSLSRGLPSDVYFNVGLITVIGLSTKNAILIIEFAIAEEGKGKSLMDATMAAVKLRLRPILMTSLTFILGMLPLVIATGPGAASRIAVGTGVMGGMIMATALGVFFTPLFYLAVRRWLTPRKPPRAEGDGDDAGATDGQESRHA from the coding sequence ATGACGCCGCATTTCTTTATCAAGCGCCCGGTCTTTGCCTGGGTCGTTGCGCTGATCATTGGGCTCGGTGGCCTGCTCGCATTGAACAACCTGGCTGTCGAGCAGTATCCGACGATTGCGCCGCCCTCTCTCAGCATCGGCGTGACTTATCCGGGTGCAGACGCTTCGGTGCTGGAAACCAATGTCACCCAGGTCATAGAGCAGGAGCTCAATGGCGTCGAAGGTTTCCTGTATATGCAGGCAACCAGTCGTTCCAATGGCACCGCATCCATTGATCTGACGTTCGAGGCCGGCACCGATATCGATAATGCGCAGATGGATGTTCAGAACCGTCTGCGCCGCGTGGAACAGCGCCTGCCCGAGGAGGTTCGGCGCCAAGGCGTGCGGGTCAACCAGGCATCCTCTAATTTTTTGATGATCGTCGCGTTGACCTCGAAAAACGGCGGACACTCGGCACTCGAGTTGGGCAATTTCGCCTCGGCCCAGGTGGTCGACGAGCTGCGCCGGGTACCCGGGGTGGGTGATATTCGGGAGTTTTCCACCCAGTATGCGATGCGCATCTGGCTGGATTCCGACAAGCTGGCGAACTTCAGCCTATCGGCTGCCGAAGTGCTGGCGGCGGTTCAGGAGCAGAACAGCCAGTCTGCTGGTGGCGCGCTGGGCGATCTGCCCAATACCGACAATATTGAGATCACCGCAACGATTCAGACCCGGGGGCGCATGACCACCCCGGAGGAATTCGCCCAGATCATTCTGCGCGCCAACTCCGATGGGTCCGCCATACGTCTGGGTGATGTCGCGCGGGTAGAGCTTGGCGCAGAGAACTATCTCACCCGGGTGGAGATCAACGGCCAGGAAGTCGCGGGTATGGCCGTGCAACTGACTCCAGGCGCCAACGCCCTGGCAGTGGCCGAGGGCATCAGGAACCGGCTGCGCGAATTGGAACGCGGTTTCCCTGAAGACATCGGCTGGATCGTGCCCTATGACACCACGCCTTTTATCAGCGCCTCGATCAAGGAGGTGGTGATCACCCTGGCAGTGGCCATGCTGCTGGTGTTCATGGTGATGTTCACCTTTCTGCAGAGCTGGCGTGCCACGGTCATTCCGACCATCGTCGTGCCCATCGCGTTGGCGGGGTCCTGCATGGGGTTATGGCTGTTCGGCTTCTCGATCAATCTGCTCAGTCTGTTCGCGATGATTCTGGCCATCGGCACCCTGGTGGATGACGCCATCGTGGTGGTCGAGAACGTCGAACGCTTGATGAAAGAAGAGGGGTTGAACGCTTACCGGGCCACCGTCAAGGCGATGGATCAGGTGACCTCGGCGGTCATAGGCACCACGCTGGTGCTGATCGCGGTGTTTTTACCCATGGCATTCTTTCCTGGATCCACCGGCGGCATCTATCGGCAGTTTTCGGTCACTCTGGCCATCTCGGTGGGTGTATCGACCATCCTGGCGCTGTCCCTGACGCCGGCCTTGTGTGCGGCATTGCTGCGCCCGCCACCGCCCGAGGGCCAGCGGCCGCCGCTGGGCAAGCGGGTTTTTGCGCCGTTTAACCGCTTTATCGACCGCATGACGAACCGCTATCAGGGGGGCGTCGGTGCCATTCTGGTCCGGCCGCTGCGCTTTCTGCTGCTGTTCGTCAGCCTGGCGGTCATTGCTGGACTGCTGTTCTTGCGCTTGCCGGGCAGTTTCATTCCGGCCGAAGACCAGGGTTCGGTGCTCACCGCGGTTCAGGGCCCGCCAGGCTCCACTGCGGCACGTACCGATCGGGTCGTGGACCAGGTCAGGGCGTATTACGAGCAACTGCCCCAGGTGGAGAACGTGGTGTTTATCCGGGGTTTCAGCTTCTTTGGTCAGGGTCAGGCCCATGCCCTGTCCTTTGTCACCCTGTTGCCGTGGGACCAACGGCCTGGTGTGGAAAACAGCGCACAGGCGCTGGTGCAACGGGCCATGGGGGCACTCAGTTCCATCAGGGAGGCCAATGTCTTTGTCCTGAACCCGCCGTCGATTCCCTCCATGGGTGTGGCTGGCGGCTTTACCTTCAAGTTGCAGGACCGCTCTGGCGCTGGCGCCGAAGCGTTGCTGGCCGCGCGCGACCAGTTGCTGGCGGCGGCCAGCCGGAGTGAAGTGCTGACCGGCGTGCGGCCGGAGGGCGAGGAAGAGACGCCACGTCTGCGGGTGGACGTGGATCGGATCAAGGCGCGCGCGCTGGGGCTGTCGATCAACGACATCAATGCCACGCTGAGCATCACTTTCGGAAGTGCCTACGCCAACGACTTCAGCCGTGAAGGGCGCATTCACCGGGTGCTGCTGCAAGCCGACGCGCCCTTCCGCATGACCCCGGAAGATGTCCTCGACCTCACCGTGCGCACGGCGCAGGGCGATATCGTGCCCTTTGGCGCCTTTACCACCGTGGACTGGACCGCAGGACCCTCGCAATTGCAGCGCTATAACGGCTACCCGGCGACCACGATTTCCGGCAGTGCAGCCCCGGGGCGCTCATCCGGGCAGGCCATGGCCGAAATGGAACGACTGGCGGCAGATTTGCCGGAAGGGTTTGGCTTCGAATGGACCGGGCTGTCCTACGAGGAGCAGCAGGCAGCGGGCCAGGTGGGTGCACTGATGGGCCTGTCGATCCTGATCGTGCTGCTGGTCCTGGCCGCGCTCTATGAGAGCTGGACCATTCCCCTGGCGGTGCTGCTGGTGGTGCCCCTGGGCGTGCTCGGAGCGGTGCTGTTTTCCCTGTCCCGGGGGTTGCCGTCGGATGTGTACTTCAACGTCGGTCTGATCACGGTGATCGGTCTGTCCACCAAGAACGCGATTCTCATCATCGAGTTTGCCATCGCGGAAGAGGGCAAGGGCAAGAGCCTGATGGACGCGACCATGGCGGCGGTCAAGCTGCGCCTGCGGCCGATCCTGATGACCTCGCTGACATTCATTCTCGGCATGCTGCCGCTGGTGATTGCCACGGGTCCGGGGGCTGCCAGCCGCATCGCGGTAGGTACCGGGGTGATGGGCGGGATGATCATGGCGACCGCGCTGGGCGTGTTTTTCACGCCGCTGTTCTATCTTGCGGTACGTCGTTGGTTGACACCCAGGAAGCCACCGCGCGCCGAGGGCGATGGCGACGACGCAGGCGCAACGGATGGGCAGGAGTCGCGCCATGCATAA